A segment of the Halovivax limisalsi genome:
AAATCTGGGAGACCGACGCCGACAACGTCCTCGGCGCGCTCAACGGGCTAAAATCGGCGCTCGACGCCGGGGAAGCCGAGTCACACCTGCGCGACGCGAAGAAGTGGTACACGATGGGCGAGCGCGCAGAGGCCTTCGACGACGCCGACGACCTCGCGGCCGACATCGAGGCGGTCGAATCGACGGTCGAAACCGTCGAGGAGGCGGCGGATCAGGTCACCGACCTCACGTCGACCATGCCCCAGCTCCGGGGGACGCTCCAGGACGCCGCTGCGGACGGCGAAGGGGGCGGCGACGCGGAGTAAGTCGACGGCCGAGTCCCGAAATCCGACCGAGGGCCGATCGTGTCGGACGCCGGCTGCGCGATCGAATCGCCCTGGGCGACGCTAGTTCTCCCCGTCACCGGCGTTCGTGAGATCACGCTCTTCGACGGCACCCAGCAGCCTCGCGAGTGATGCGGCTGCGAGGTCGAGCAATTCTTCGCCGCGAGCGGCGTCTCCGTCGGTCGGGTCACCCACGACGCCGTTCTCGGTGAACTCGGCGGCGTCGTGGGCGAGGTTCGCGAAGCTCACCCACTCGCCCCAGCCGTCGGCCGCGCCGTCGCGGGCGTCCTCGACGCGATCCTCTCGCACGAGATCCGGCTCGATCGCCCGAAGCAGACTCGTCTCGAGCGGCCCGGCGTGGCCCATGTCGGCCGAGTGCTCGCCGACTGCGTCGAACCAGGTGAACGCGACGGCGTAGACGTCCTCGTGGCGCGTGAGTTCGCCGGTCGCCTCGTGAAGGGCGTCCGCGTTGCCGCCGTGGCCGTTGACGACGACCACGCGGTCGAAGCCGTGATGGCCCAGGCTGGTGACGCAGTCCCGGACGACGGCCCGGAAGGTGTCCGGTTCGAGCCAGAGGGTCCCGGCGAAGTGACGGTGTTCTTCGGCGACGCCGACCGGGATCGCGGGGGCGATCGCGACCTCGCCGTCGTAGGCCTCGACGCCCGCCTCCGCGACGGCTTCGGCGGCCATCGTGTCCGTCCCGAGCGGGGCGTGCGGGCCGTGCTGTTCCGTGCTCCCGACCGGCAGGACGGCCAGGTCGGTTTCGAGATCGGCCGCGTCGGGCCAGGCGACGCGTTCCAGGTGCATGCAGGTCACGACGGCCGGTCAGGTCTTGTATGCACCGTCTCGTCAATCGCGGGTGAACTGGAACGGCCGCGCCCGCGTTCAACACACGCGTTGGCAGGGCGAACACGTATCCGGCGGTCCGTCCCAACCCGAACCATGAGTGACGCACACCGGGAGCAGGGCGTCGAACTCGGGGATCTGGGCCGGAAACTCGAAGAGCACGAGTATCCCGCGAGTCAGGACGAACTGCTCGAGGCCTACGGGGACGAGGAACTCGAGATGGAGGAGGAGACGACGACGTTCCGCGAGCTGCTCGAGCCGTTCAACGAGGACGGGTACGACTCCGCCTTCGAGGTCGAGCAGGCCATCATGACGATGGTCGGCGACGAGGCGATCGGACGCAAGAACTACAGCGACCGGACGCCGCCCGCGCCGGGCGAGGACCGCCAGGACGAGGGCGCGCCGGGACAGGAGGGGCAGCGAGAACAGGAGTCGTTCTAGAACGGGGCGGGCGGCGGTCGTCGTCCCGGCGATCAGTCGTCGTCCTGCCCGGCTTCCGTGCGGGCGGTCCGGCGCTGGGCGCGTTCGATGAACTCCTGCGGGAGTTCGTCGATCTCGCCGGCCTGGACGCCCCAGAGGTGCGCGTAGAGACCGCCGTTGTCGAGGAGGTCGTCGTGGGTTCCGCGCTCGACGATCCGGCCCCCTTCGAGGACGATGATCTTGTCGGCGTCCTTGATCGTCGAGAGGCGGTGGGCGATGGCGAACGTCGTCCGGTCGGCGGCGAGTTTGTCGATCGAGCGCTGGATGAGCATCTCCGTCTCCGTGTCGACGTCGCTGGTCGCCTCGTCCAGGATCAGAATGTCGGGATCTTTGAGGATCGCCCGCGCGATGGAGATGCGCTGGCGCTGGCCGCCGGAGAGTTTGACGCCGCGTTCGCCGACCTCGGTGTCGTAGCCCTCGGGCAGGTTCTCGATGAAGTCGTGAGCTTCGGCCATCTTCGCGGCCTCGATCACGTCCGCACGGTCGGCGTCGAACGTGCCGTATTTGATGTTCTCCTCGACGGACCCGTAGAACAGGAACGAGTCCTGGCTGACGTAGCCCGTCTTCTCCCGCAGGCTGCGGAGGGTGACGTCCCGGAGGTCCTGCCCGTCGATGGTGATCTCGCCCTCGTCGATGTCGTACATCCGCAACAGGAGCTTCAGGATCGTCGATTTGCCGGCGCCCGTCGGGCCGACGAGCGCGAGCGTCTCGCCGCCCTCGACCGCGAAGTCGACGTCCTCGACGATCGTCTCCGCCTCGTCGTAGCCGAACGTGACGTCGTCGTACTCGACGCGACCGTCGGTGACCTCGAGTTCCGTCGCGCCGGGGTTCTCCTCGACGCGGCTCGGTTCGTCCATGAGGCCGAACATGCGCGCGGAGGACGCGCGAGCGCGCTGGTACATGTTGATGATCTGGCCAAACTGGGCCATCGGCCAGATGAAGCGCTGGGTGTAGAGGACGAAGACGACGAAGTTCCCTTCGGTGAGCGTCCCGGTGAACGGGCCGGGCGCGGTGCCGTTGAACACCCAGAGGCCGCCGACGACGAACGTGATGACGAATCCGACGCCGGCGATGACCCGCAGCCCGGGGAAGAACTTGATCCGGGTCTCGATGGCGTCCCAGTTGGCGTCGAAGTAGTCCATCGAGACGTCGTCGACGCGGTCGGACTCGTAGTCCTCCGTGGTGCTCGACTTGATCACCTGGATGCCGCCGAGGTTGTTCTCCAGCCGGGAGTTGACCTTCCCGACGGTCGAGCGCACTTTCGCGTACTTCGGCTGGATGATCTTGACGAACGCGTATGTGAACGCGGCGATCAGCGGGACCGGCAGCAGCGCGACGAGCGCGAGTTGCCAGTTGATCCACAGCAGCAGGCCGCCGATCCCCAGCACCATGACGGACATGCGAAACAGCGAGTTCATC
Coding sequences within it:
- a CDS encoding DUF5790 family protein, whose amino-acid sequence is MSQASLTDEDLFGEAASEMREDVESSLAAAREELPAADEIWETDADNVLGALNGLKSALDAGEAESHLRDAKKWYTMGERAEAFDDADDLAADIEAVESTVETVEEAADQVTDLTSTMPQLRGTLQDAAADGEGGGDAE
- a CDS encoding creatininase family protein, which codes for MHLERVAWPDAADLETDLAVLPVGSTEQHGPHAPLGTDTMAAEAVAEAGVEAYDGEVAIAPAIPVGVAEEHRHFAGTLWLEPDTFRAVVRDCVTSLGHHGFDRVVVVNGHGGNADALHEATGELTRHEDVYAVAFTWFDAVGEHSADMGHAGPLETSLLRAIEPDLVREDRVEDARDGAADGWGEWVSFANLAHDAAEFTENGVVGDPTDGDAARGEELLDLAAASLARLLGAVEERDLTNAGDGEN
- a CDS encoding DUF5789 family protein; the encoded protein is MSDAHREQGVELGDLGRKLEEHEYPASQDELLEAYGDEELEMEEETTTFRELLEPFNEDGYDSAFEVEQAIMTMVGDEAIGRKNYSDRTPPAPGEDRQDEGAPGQEGQREQESF
- a CDS encoding ABC transporter ATP-binding protein; amino-acid sequence: MSVDWEEDDPFEEQRDKIENPMKRLFREYGSRYAFQAAVGIFASIFARLLDLLPPLMLGIAIDSIFRDGGQANFSEQIPLVVLPDAWLPPTQEGQFWFTIAVLIGAFGFGAIFHWLRNWGFNSFAQNIQHDVRTDTYDKMQRLNMDFFSDKQTGEMMSILSNDVNRLERFLNDGMNSLFRMSVMVLGIGGLLLWINWQLALVALLPVPLIAAFTYAFVKIIQPKYAKVRSTVGKVNSRLENNLGGIQVIKSSTTEDYESDRVDDVSMDYFDANWDAIETRIKFFPGLRVIAGVGFVITFVVGGLWVFNGTAPGPFTGTLTEGNFVVFVLYTQRFIWPMAQFGQIINMYQRARASSARMFGLMDEPSRVEENPGATELEVTDGRVEYDDVTFGYDEAETIVEDVDFAVEGGETLALVGPTGAGKSTILKLLLRMYDIDEGEITIDGQDLRDVTLRSLREKTGYVSQDSFLFYGSVEENIKYGTFDADRADVIEAAKMAEAHDFIENLPEGYDTEVGERGVKLSGGQRQRISIARAILKDPDILILDEATSDVDTETEMLIQRSIDKLAADRTTFAIAHRLSTIKDADKIIVLEGGRIVERGTHDDLLDNGGLYAHLWGVQAGEIDELPQEFIERAQRRTARTEAGQDDD